A genomic segment from Methanomicrobium sp. W14 encodes:
- a CDS encoding DUF6293 family protein codes for MNLYGISQRNVIFSMTSTHIVFVGHHKKRLIESLKMSGDFPMGKIILIVGEQESSGEEKSRTVAEEIKKDLLSVVSTEIAYIDKKDVKRGALQIIDLIKSEESSGRDAVVNISGSLRTFAVSAYIAGSITKSRVITSIPKYDANDNEIGIEEVIDVPVLPVCFLRDEQMQIILSIDGGVDSLDELIIRMKPSMEKYSDEFYKERSRVSHHLKVLEESGFIVKNRKGRNISVTLSALGMMMLHVSDCQTS; via the coding sequence ATGAATTTATATGGGATAAGCCAGAGAAATGTTATATTCAGCATGACGAGTACCCATATAGTGTTTGTAGGCCACCATAAGAAAAGACTGATAGAGTCCCTGAAGATGTCAGGTGACTTTCCTATGGGGAAAATAATTCTTATAGTGGGTGAGCAGGAATCAAGCGGAGAGGAGAAGTCCAGAACTGTAGCAGAAGAGATAAAAAAGGACCTTCTTTCCGTTGTCAGCACCGAAATTGCATATATAGACAAAAAAGATGTAAAGAGGGGGGCATTGCAGATAATCGATTTAATTAAATCCGAGGAGAGTTCCGGGAGGGATGCTGTGGTGAACATAAGCGGTTCGCTTCGGACTTTTGCGGTCTCCGCGTATATTGCGGGTTCAATAACAAAGTCAAGAGTAATAACCTCGATTCCAAAATATGATGCCAATGACAACGAGATAGGAATAGAAGAGGTAATTGACGTGCCGGTCCTTCCCGTGTGCTTTCTGCGTGATGAGCAGATGCAGATAATCCTTTCCATAGACGGGGGGGTGGACTCTCTTGATGAGCTTATAATCAGGATGAAGCCTTCGATGGAGAAATATTCTGATGAGTTTTACAAGGAGAGGAGCCGGGTGAGTCATCACCTGAAGGTCCTTGAAGAGAGCGGTTTTATAGTGAAGAACAGGAAAGGAAGAAATATATCAGTGACACTCTCCGCTCTCGGCATGATGATGCTTCATGTCAGTGACTGCCAGACATCGTAA